From Shewanella yunxiaonensis, the proteins below share one genomic window:
- a CDS encoding isochorismate synthase produces MSVLPLSKAVSSLSDRLSQLFDHSQTAGILQLVEEVSLPPLMSWLAAQQQFPKIYWQGRDRYEEVAGVGSCLDLQFAEAVDDEKLLQFYQQQRSLPRTADVRFYGGVAFDRRLESWPEFGRARFLVPRIELRRCEDKGLLIVNLNLSAQPLSEQISSAQEALAALQAAQPLPPPIKTDVQTRVDIPDFARWSELVTEVTSPNFNRDTPKVVLSRQTKLQVAQTPDPWTVLACWQGRNPTSFQFGFQFSPERSFISCTPERLYRRQLNELVTEALAGTTVRGLTEEEDEQLAQQLLDDHKNSHENQFVGTHIESELRPLSAQVFADEPLKIFKLNHIQHLHRVIKARLRTEVSDFQLLQALHPTPAVGGFPKASALQYIASHEGYTRGWYAGACGFLSSQLSEFAVAIRSALLEPGCINLYAGAGILTGSDPVLEWQELENKLATIMSILVDF; encoded by the coding sequence TTGTCTGTACTACCCCTGTCGAAGGCTGTCAGCTCCTTAAGCGACAGACTTTCCCAGTTATTTGACCATTCCCAAACCGCGGGCATTCTGCAGCTGGTAGAGGAAGTGAGTCTGCCGCCGCTGATGTCATGGCTGGCTGCACAGCAGCAATTTCCCAAAATTTACTGGCAAGGTCGCGATCGCTATGAGGAAGTTGCAGGCGTAGGTAGTTGTCTGGATCTGCAGTTTGCCGAGGCGGTTGATGATGAAAAACTGCTGCAATTTTACCAACAACAAAGATCACTACCGCGCACTGCTGATGTGCGTTTTTATGGCGGGGTAGCATTCGATCGTCGGTTAGAATCCTGGCCCGAATTCGGTCGCGCGCGTTTTTTGGTGCCTCGCATAGAATTGCGCCGTTGCGAAGATAAAGGGTTGTTGATTGTTAATCTCAACCTCAGCGCACAACCACTTTCCGAGCAAATTTCCAGTGCCCAAGAGGCGTTGGCGGCGTTGCAAGCTGCACAACCCTTACCGCCACCGATAAAAACTGATGTGCAGACGCGGGTGGATATTCCCGATTTTGCGCGCTGGTCAGAACTAGTGACCGAGGTAACGTCACCAAACTTCAATCGGGACACGCCCAAAGTGGTGTTATCACGGCAAACCAAACTGCAAGTAGCGCAGACGCCCGATCCCTGGACGGTGCTGGCTTGCTGGCAGGGGCGCAATCCCACCAGTTTTCAGTTTGGGTTTCAGTTCAGTCCGGAACGCAGTTTTATCTCCTGTACTCCGGAACGTTTATATCGTCGGCAGCTGAACGAATTGGTTACCGAGGCACTGGCAGGTACGACTGTCCGGGGGTTGACCGAAGAAGAAGATGAACAGTTAGCACAACAGCTGCTGGATGATCATAAGAACAGTCATGAAAATCAGTTTGTTGGCACCCATATTGAGTCAGAATTGCGGCCACTCAGTGCACAGGTCTTTGCCGATGAACCGCTAAAAATCTTTAAGTTGAACCACATCCAACATCTGCATCGGGTGATCAAGGCACGTTTGCGCACGGAGGTCAGTGACTTTCAATTGTTGCAGGCATTGCATCCGACGCCAGCGGTGGGTGGTTTTCCTAAGGCATCCGCCTTGCAATATATTGCCAGCCATGAGGGCTATACTCGGGGTTGGTACGCCGGGGCCTGTGGTTTCCTCAGTTCCCAACTCAGCGAGTTCGCTGTGGCAATTCGCAGCGCACTGCTAGAGCCGGGTTGCATTAATCTGTACGCTGGCGCCGGGATACTCACCGGTTCCGATCCAGTGCTAGAGTGGCAGGAACTGGAAAACAAATTAGCGACCATCATGTCGATTCTGGTGGATTTCTAG
- a CDS encoding HD-GYP domain-containing protein, with amino-acid sequence MTETLRKADLIKLPVSSLEVGMFVSAIENSQQLTVANAGRITQLDLVTKLKSKGVQFVWIDPARSTFTAEKVPANSRAAISPPTIKNREQAQKQASELLHEAKGLVRKVLSETFEGKAIEVAKVEALAENMIESVMDNADAFKCVSALRTKDAYLLEHSVNVAVLLVTFGRYLGLERDMLRQLAVGGILHDVGKIKVDSSVLNKPGKLTPEEFEHMKLHQVYAIPIMSEAQGLSQVSRDVCLMHHEKLDGRGYPRGLKGEQLPQHGRMSCIVDIYDALTATRCYKEAMSPAAAFKILLSLTPFHLDESLVYEFIRCIGVYPVGSLVELSDGRVGIVWETEGRDVLHPVVKCFYSNKHKHYTDVVLVDLKKSDLNIERGISPSAMAVDPTPFY; translated from the coding sequence ATGACTGAGACTTTGCGAAAAGCCGATCTGATCAAACTGCCAGTTTCCAGTTTGGAAGTGGGTATGTTTGTGTCGGCTATTGAAAACAGCCAACAGCTCACGGTTGCGAACGCTGGACGCATTACTCAGCTGGATCTGGTGACCAAGCTAAAAAGCAAAGGTGTGCAGTTCGTCTGGATTGATCCTGCCCGCAGTACGTTTACTGCCGAAAAAGTCCCGGCAAATAGCCGTGCGGCCATTTCACCACCCACTATAAAAAATCGCGAACAAGCGCAAAAGCAGGCCAGTGAGTTGCTTCATGAAGCGAAGGGGCTCGTGCGCAAAGTGCTGTCAGAGACCTTTGAAGGCAAAGCCATAGAAGTTGCCAAAGTCGAAGCCCTCGCTGAAAACATGATTGAGTCGGTGATGGACAACGCTGATGCATTCAAATGTGTATCGGCCTTACGTACCAAAGATGCTTATCTGCTGGAGCACTCGGTTAACGTTGCGGTTTTGCTGGTTACTTTCGGGCGTTACTTGGGGCTAGAACGCGACATGCTCAGGCAACTTGCGGTGGGCGGAATTTTGCATGACGTGGGCAAAATTAAAGTCGACAGTTCGGTGCTGAATAAACCGGGTAAGCTGACGCCGGAAGAGTTTGAGCACATGAAGTTACATCAGGTCTACGCCATACCGATCATGTCAGAAGCGCAAGGGCTATCTCAGGTGAGTCGAGATGTTTGCCTGATGCACCATGAAAAGCTCGATGGTCGTGGTTATCCTCGTGGCTTAAAAGGCGAACAGTTGCCGCAGCATGGGCGCATGAGCTGCATTGTTGATATTTATGATGCGCTGACCGCTACCCGCTGCTACAAAGAAGCGATGAGCCCGGCCGCAGCGTTTAAAATCTTGCTGAGTCTGACGCCCTTTCACCTTGATGAAAGTCTGGTGTATGAATTTATTCGTTGTATAGGTGTTTACCCGGTCGGCTCATTGGTCGAGCTGTCGGATGGGCGCGTAGGTATTGTTTGGGAAACCGAAGGCCGTGATGTGTTGCACCCGGTAGTGAAATGTTTCTATTCGAATAAACATAAGCATTACACCGACGTTGTGCTGGTCGATTTGAAAAAATCAGATCTCAATATTGAGCGTGGTATTTCACCTTCTGCGATGGCGGTTGACCCGACACCTTTCTATTAG
- a CDS encoding DUF3240 family protein, producing the protein MKQLLVLIAQHNIKDDIVDTLMSLDYLSGFSLVDICGFSREHSQYNLKEQVEGYREFYKFEIMHPQEFQQELLTILAKVCQHNPCRYWIVPIASNGVLGKA; encoded by the coding sequence ATGAAACAACTGCTGGTACTGATCGCCCAACACAATATTAAAGATGATATTGTCGATACGCTGATGTCGCTGGACTATCTTTCCGGCTTCAGTCTGGTGGATATCTGTGGATTCAGCCGCGAGCACAGCCAATACAACTTGAAGGAACAGGTGGAAGGTTACCGGGAATTCTATAAGTTTGAGATCATGCATCCACAAGAATTCCAGCAGGAGTTACTGACCATCCTGGCGAAAGTTTGCCAACATAACCCTTGCCGTTACTGGATAGTCCCCATCGCCAGTAACGGAGTGCTGGGCAAGGCGTAA
- a CDS encoding paraquat-inducible protein A yields the protein MSNWKALLLLLLSLALLVPGVTMPILTIDGHVEKAKLSATGMDMIAESVSNDSDEGQQRTRNMLGMVAGLLGLNHLQGEVAVFHKSRSIWGTVTELQQHGNLLVAVLVALFSVVIPALKLLMLLASVILPLRAGAQRNLALVTNAIAKWSMADVFVVALIVTYMAGDASAGMGDMVRTSAKFESGFWFFLGYCVLAIAGQALLGKGRTLQRN from the coding sequence ATGTCAAACTGGAAAGCTTTATTGCTGTTACTGTTGTCGCTGGCACTGCTGGTGCCTGGAGTAACCATGCCAATCTTAACGATTGATGGGCATGTGGAAAAAGCGAAACTGTCCGCAACCGGCATGGATATGATCGCCGAAAGCGTTAGCAACGACTCCGACGAAGGCCAACAGCGTACCCGCAATATGTTGGGGATGGTGGCGGGGTTGCTCGGGCTCAATCATCTGCAAGGTGAAGTGGCGGTATTTCACAAAAGTCGCAGTATCTGGGGCACGGTGACAGAATTACAGCAGCACGGCAATCTGCTGGTTGCGGTGCTGGTGGCCTTGTTTTCTGTAGTTATTCCGGCATTAAAGTTACTCATGTTACTGGCGTCAGTAATTTTGCCCTTACGTGCGGGAGCCCAACGCAATCTTGCGTTGGTAACCAATGCGATTGCCAAGTGGTCGATGGCGGATGTGTTTGTGGTGGCTTTGATCGTCACCTATATGGCGGGCGATGCCTCAGCGGGTATGGGCGACATGGTGCGTACCAGTGCCAAATTTGAAAGCGGTTTCTGGTTTTTCCTGGGTTATTGCGTATTGGCGATTGCGGGTCAAGCACTGCTGGGCAAAGGTCGCACGCTCCAGCGCAATTAG
- a CDS encoding ATP-binding cassette domain-containing protein, which produces MRLLELDGVCFNYGSLEPWIFRDLTMSVESGSCHCISGPTGSGKSTLLRLLSGLQTRPFEGGVYRRSQLLCGLVMQDPQVQLLRQTVGAEVAFALENIGVDTEAMIPRVQKALRRVGLFVSLDCPIGNLSLGQKYRLMIAAQLVSEPAVLLLDEPWAQLDNSGVEELQAVIRSLLAEDIAVVMSEHNPGAFADIVSHYWQLHAGHLVPGQFHCGHQLTVTEVKPGHQVILSAEPFEFRYQGDNVLFRSKQPLTVRDGELVMLCGDNGAGKSSLLKAIAGIQSNVNPLPVKVFGQRPKTGVFGGQLGLLMQRPNRQLFESTVIDEMSFSLRRFGLPVSFASELLQQLDLLSLAQRSPHTLSYGQQHLVALASLVCYRPSLLLLDDPLAGLDGAHLDKLWFMINYLRSMGGTVILSSHRALSLASVTQEWQLTQQALRVSALSSEQRYAG; this is translated from the coding sequence ATGAGATTACTGGAGCTCGACGGCGTCTGTTTTAACTATGGCAGTTTGGAACCCTGGATCTTCAGGGATCTGACCATGTCAGTAGAATCTGGAAGTTGTCACTGTATCAGTGGGCCAACGGGCTCCGGTAAGTCGACGTTGCTGCGGCTGTTATCTGGACTGCAGACGCGTCCGTTTGAAGGTGGGGTTTATCGACGTAGTCAACTACTCTGCGGTCTAGTGATGCAAGATCCGCAGGTTCAGTTGCTGCGACAAACCGTAGGCGCCGAAGTTGCCTTTGCATTGGAAAACATCGGCGTTGACACTGAGGCAATGATCCCCAGAGTGCAGAAGGCATTGCGTCGCGTCGGACTGTTTGTCAGTCTCGATTGTCCTATCGGGAATCTGTCGCTCGGGCAGAAATACCGTTTGATGATTGCCGCGCAGTTGGTGAGTGAGCCAGCCGTCTTGCTCCTCGATGAACCTTGGGCACAATTGGATAATTCTGGCGTCGAAGAACTACAAGCCGTCATTCGTAGTTTACTGGCAGAAGACATTGCCGTGGTGATGTCAGAGCATAACCCTGGCGCATTTGCGGATATTGTCAGCCATTACTGGCAACTGCACGCCGGGCATTTAGTACCCGGGCAGTTCCACTGTGGTCATCAACTGACGGTGACAGAAGTAAAGCCTGGTCATCAGGTGATCTTGAGTGCGGAACCATTCGAGTTTCGTTATCAGGGTGACAATGTGTTGTTTCGCAGTAAGCAACCATTGACGGTTCGTGATGGTGAGCTAGTGATGTTGTGTGGTGATAACGGTGCTGGCAAAAGTAGTTTGCTCAAAGCCATCGCGGGTATCCAGTCCAACGTTAACCCGTTACCTGTTAAAGTGTTTGGTCAGCGTCCCAAAACTGGCGTATTTGGCGGACAACTGGGATTGCTCATGCAGCGTCCCAATCGACAGCTATTTGAATCAACGGTTATTGATGAGATGAGCTTCAGTCTGCGGCGTTTCGGTTTGCCGGTTTCTTTCGCCAGTGAGCTGCTACAGCAACTGGATCTGTTGTCTCTGGCACAGCGGTCTCCCCATACCTTGTCCTACGGCCAACAGCATTTGGTGGCCTTGGCTTCTTTAGTATGTTATCGCCCATCACTGTTGTTGTTAGATGATCCGTTAGCAGGGTTGGATGGTGCGCATTTAGACAAATTATGGTTTATGATCAACTATTTACGTTCTATGGGTGGCACGGTGATCCTCAGCAGCCACCGTGCTTTGTCGCTGGCATCAGTGACGCAGGAATGGCAGCTTACCCAGCAAGCGTTGCGCGTGAGCGCATTATCCTCGGAGCAACGCTATGCGGGCTAA
- a CDS encoding TonB-dependent receptor translates to MSRVPLKISAVALAMAAMGYGITAQAEETAKDPLLNINEVMVVHGERGSAVKNSTTQWYITEDEIQALGAQSLDEVLKTVPGVYVRYGGEGSPRVDIRGFKTRHVMLLINGVPANGADDGQFDPSIIPTSQIASIEVSVGPTSVLYGPGGAGGVINIITKQGNSAPALAGNIEASSNDTYKGDVSAAGSGANWQGFVSGSYQTTDGYDLSSDYQATAIQDEGVRLNSDKTLRNFYAQGSYWFNDDTQLIANMAIRSGDWGKPPRDGSGTGTVKYERVDDYDAKTYQLGLAHKFNELLTLRGFGYYNEAATYDSVYTDASYDTLSEYQDGTSKTQGANVQLIADFNDLGILTTSVIAEKQSWDAVSGTFSTTSSGSGSGSGSGSGSGSGSGSGSGSGSGSGSSSSSTVDSFNDSAWVYSGAAEYQYQAASNWGYTLGAAYHDMDREKNSDNDYSAMASSYWQPLDSTKLTLSAARKIRFPSMSDLYDLSSGNEDLKTEVSKTIELGLNQGLGMDTDFEIHLFHTDTDNFIAKDSNSISQNLGDYRFQGFDTVLSNHSIDKLNLSLAYSYLDSKDKTADDTKNDGLNYRPKHQIRFELGYQLPTNTRFHLNVERIIDQVYYQNVKVNNVKTLTEFSLGNFTVVDVNLTQPVIGTGVEFYLRATNLLDENYYQADSLPQPGRQVFVGVNWQI, encoded by the coding sequence ATGTCACGAGTACCACTGAAAATTTCAGCTGTTGCGCTAGCGATGGCGGCTATGGGATATGGCATAACCGCACAAGCAGAAGAAACTGCTAAGGATCCGCTGTTAAACATTAATGAAGTCATGGTTGTTCATGGCGAACGCGGTAGCGCAGTCAAAAACTCCACTACACAATGGTACATCACGGAAGATGAGATCCAGGCCCTGGGGGCACAAAGCCTGGATGAAGTGTTGAAAACTGTTCCCGGTGTTTATGTGCGTTATGGTGGTGAGGGGTCTCCTCGTGTTGATATCCGGGGGTTCAAAACCCGCCATGTCATGCTGTTGATCAACGGTGTCCCGGCCAACGGTGCCGATGACGGTCAGTTTGACCCAAGTATTATTCCGACCAGCCAGATTGCTTCAATTGAAGTTTCTGTCGGTCCTACCTCAGTGCTGTATGGTCCTGGTGGGGCCGGCGGTGTTATCAACATCATCACCAAGCAGGGCAATAGTGCGCCAGCCTTAGCCGGCAACATTGAAGCCAGTAGCAACGATACTTACAAAGGAGATGTCAGTGCTGCCGGTTCAGGTGCCAACTGGCAGGGATTTGTCAGCGGTAGCTACCAGACCACTGATGGATATGACCTGTCTTCTGATTACCAAGCAACGGCTATTCAGGATGAAGGTGTTCGTCTTAACTCTGATAAAACATTGCGCAATTTTTACGCGCAGGGTAGCTACTGGTTTAACGACGATACGCAGTTGATCGCCAATATGGCAATACGTTCCGGTGATTGGGGTAAACCACCGCGTGATGGCAGTGGCACTGGTACGGTTAAGTATGAGCGGGTTGATGATTACGACGCTAAAACCTATCAGTTAGGTTTGGCACATAAATTCAATGAGTTACTGACATTGCGCGGCTTTGGTTATTACAACGAAGCGGCAACCTATGACTCCGTTTATACTGACGCAAGCTATGACACCCTCAGTGAATATCAAGACGGTACCTCTAAAACGCAGGGGGCCAATGTTCAGCTAATTGCCGATTTCAATGATCTGGGCATTCTGACGACTTCGGTCATTGCCGAGAAGCAGAGCTGGGACGCGGTTTCTGGGACTTTTAGCACGACTTCGTCTGGCAGTGGTTCCGGTTCAGGCTCAGGCTCTGGTTCTGGCAGTGGTTCAGGTTCAGGTTCTGGCTCAGGCTCAGGCTCAGGCAGCAGTTCCAGCAGTACAGTCGATTCCTTCAATGATTCAGCCTGGGTATATAGCGGCGCTGCTGAATACCAGTATCAGGCAGCTAGCAACTGGGGCTATACCCTAGGTGCGGCATACCACGACATGGACCGTGAGAAAAATTCTGACAACGATTACTCTGCTATGGCCTCGAGCTATTGGCAGCCACTGGATAGCACTAAACTAACCTTGAGTGCTGCCCGCAAAATTCGTTTCCCTTCCATGTCAGATCTGTATGACCTGTCGTCCGGCAACGAAGATTTGAAAACCGAAGTGTCTAAAACTATTGAACTTGGCCTGAACCAGGGCTTGGGCATGGACACCGATTTTGAAATCCATCTGTTCCATACCGATACCGACAATTTCATCGCCAAAGATAGCAACAGTATTTCCCAGAACCTTGGCGATTACCGCTTCCAGGGCTTTGATACCGTATTAAGCAACCACAGTATCGATAAACTGAATTTGAGTCTGGCGTACAGTTATCTCGATTCTAAAGACAAAACTGCGGATGACACCAAAAATGACGGTCTCAATTACCGACCAAAACACCAGATCCGCTTTGAATTGGGTTATCAGTTACCTACTAACACCCGCTTCCATCTGAATGTTGAACGGATCATCGACCAGGTTTACTACCAGAATGTGAAGGTCAACAACGTTAAGACGCTGACTGAATTCTCGCTGGGTAATTTCACCGTAGTGGATGTTAATTTGACTCAGCCGGTGATTGGTACCGGGGTAGAGTTCTACCTGCGTGCCACTAACCTGCTGGATGAGAATTACTACCAAGCCGATTCATTACCGCAACCAGGTCGGCAGGTATTTGTTGGGGTTAACTGGCAGATCTGA
- a CDS encoding energy-coupling factor transporter transmembrane component T: MRAKRLQAFMSANAAVDGDLWLTAAAMLLVTLLSSAAFLAPQSSLLYLAFINLLLLVHGLIKRGDIRGIIRYIVLQLGFTLLLYALIHGGKQMNQGAWAVARMLLALLPGWWLTVVIKPQLIGVVLAKVMPAQWAFVVAASINLLPFMTNELRDIYQLQLLRGARIAPRQLLNPLNWYELAYCVIFPLFVQLLKLAQQTATAARSRHFGSQPQVTYWREPRSPHDTDR, encoded by the coding sequence ATGCGGGCTAAGCGTCTACAAGCATTCATGAGCGCCAATGCGGCTGTTGACGGTGACCTATGGTTAACCGCGGCCGCAATGTTGTTAGTTACCTTACTGTCTTCCGCCGCATTTTTGGCTCCACAATCAAGTTTGCTGTATTTGGCGTTTATCAATTTGTTGTTGCTGGTTCATGGACTCATCAAGCGCGGTGATATTCGCGGTATTATCCGTTATATCGTGCTGCAATTAGGTTTCACGTTACTGCTTTATGCGTTAATTCATGGCGGCAAGCAGATGAATCAAGGGGCGTGGGCCGTTGCCAGAATGCTGTTGGCACTATTACCGGGCTGGTGGCTTACGGTGGTGATTAAGCCGCAATTGATTGGTGTGGTTCTGGCCAAAGTGATGCCGGCACAATGGGCATTTGTGGTTGCAGCGTCGATTAATCTATTGCCCTTTATGACTAATGAACTGCGCGATATTTACCAGCTGCAGTTATTGCGCGGCGCCAGAATCGCACCTCGACAACTGTTGAATCCGTTGAACTGGTATGAACTGGCATACTGCGTGATTTTCCCTTTATTTGTGCAATTGCTAAAGCTGGCGCAGCAAACCGCTACTGCTGCGCGTAGTCGCCATTTCGGCAGTCAGCCGCAGGTGACATATTGGCGTGAGCCGCGGAGTCCACATGACACAGACAGATAA
- a CDS encoding core component of ECF transporter yields MTQTDNKLGFQLQDALFIGFCATLLVALKGMLRIKLGLSGHSMLLMSFFYLICYGAVGRKGAITTCGALAGAVAAILGIGKGGPLIFLKFFIPALSMDLALIVLGTLLTLRWRFVIVALVGCLAWSAKGLVEDLLIGMSQQVALVRFGLKFLMGALFSVAGALLVIPVIRRLKAHDLLYKETLIK; encoded by the coding sequence ATGACACAGACAGATAACAAATTAGGTTTTCAGTTGCAGGATGCATTGTTTATCGGCTTTTGCGCGACCTTGCTGGTGGCATTAAAAGGGATGTTACGGATAAAGCTGGGATTGTCGGGCCATTCCATGCTGCTGATGAGCTTTTTTTATCTCATTTGCTACGGTGCTGTCGGTCGAAAAGGCGCGATTACCACCTGTGGCGCGCTGGCGGGGGCGGTCGCGGCCATTCTTGGGATAGGAAAAGGTGGACCGTTAATTTTTCTTAAATTTTTCATTCCTGCATTATCGATGGATTTAGCCTTAATCGTTTTAGGTACTTTGCTCACCTTGCGTTGGCGCTTTGTCATTGTGGCATTGGTGGGCTGCTTGGCCTGGTCAGCCAAAGGACTGGTAGAAGATTTGCTGATAGGGATGAGCCAGCAGGTAGCGTTAGTACGTTTTGGTCTCAAATTTCTTATGGGCGCGCTGTTTTCCGTTGCCGGGGCGTTACTGGTGATCCCGGTGATCCGTCGCCTAAAAGCGCATGATTTGCTTTATAAAGAAACCCTCATCAAGTAG
- a CDS encoding DNA-binding protein has translation MAQWLICIDDTDDIGTKGTGEIAGEIADLLQVHGGSASLVTRHQLFVHEDIPYTSHNSAMCFAYEGPLSGEEIKAIAVAHLCQESAAAADPGLAFVYLPHLKNALALQAFGQSAKQQVLTKAAAYELARELQIDLSEHGGTGQGVIGALAGLGLRLSGNDGRVKGQLKFGQGETPQPFSVADILQQGALDGVLTTDGDWLAPETQVWLSGKVKAVMAQGRFALLVSQQNGDWHNATKQQLKDY, from the coding sequence ATGGCTCAATGGTTAATTTGTATTGATGACACGGATGATATTGGCACCAAAGGGACGGGTGAAATTGCCGGTGAAATTGCGGACTTATTGCAAGTTCATGGTGGTTCTGCGTCATTGGTAACGCGTCACCAGTTATTTGTACATGAAGATATTCCTTATACGTCCCACAACAGTGCCATGTGTTTTGCGTATGAGGGCCCGCTGTCTGGCGAGGAGATCAAGGCCATCGCCGTGGCACATCTGTGTCAGGAAAGTGCGGCAGCGGCAGATCCCGGCTTGGCCTTCGTCTATCTGCCGCACCTGAAAAATGCGTTGGCGTTGCAAGCGTTTGGTCAGTCAGCGAAGCAACAGGTACTCACTAAAGCGGCGGCGTACGAACTGGCCCGCGAGCTACAAATCGATTTGAGTGAACACGGCGGCACGGGGCAGGGTGTGATTGGGGCTTTAGCGGGGCTAGGATTACGTTTGTCTGGCAATGATGGCCGTGTGAAAGGTCAGCTGAAATTTGGGCAAGGCGAGACGCCTCAGCCCTTCAGTGTCGCTGATATTTTACAACAGGGGGCCTTGGACGGTGTGCTAACAACCGACGGTGATTGGTTAGCACCTGAAACTCAAGTCTGGCTAAGTGGTAAGGTTAAAGCGGTGATGGCGCAAGGGCGCTTTGCGCTATTGGTATCCCAGCAAAACGGTGACTGGCACAATGCTACCAAGCAGCAGCTTAAGGACTACTGA
- a CDS encoding 7-cyano-7-deazaguanine/7-aminomethyl-7-deazaguanine transporter: MLLLTPAQVKRALWLLVSFHILIISASNYLVQLPFQIFGWHTTWGAFSFPFVYLATDLTVRIFGQQPARRIIFFAMLPALVVSYAIGVLFHDGQFQGLAALASTNDVVFRIAFASFAAYLMGQLMDIKVFAAIRAKCAWWVAPSASTIFGNLIDTLIFFSVAFYASSNAFMAANWPEIATVDYSFKLLISFALFLPAYGVLLRYLQDWILDTGTQTQLS; this comes from the coding sequence ATGCTTTTGTTAACTCCAGCGCAAGTAAAACGCGCTTTATGGCTATTAGTCAGCTTCCATATTCTGATCATCAGTGCCAGTAACTATCTAGTGCAGCTACCGTTTCAAATTTTCGGTTGGCATACCACTTGGGGCGCTTTCAGTTTTCCATTCGTCTATCTTGCTACCGATTTAACAGTGCGCATTTTTGGTCAGCAACCCGCACGACGTATTATCTTTTTTGCCATGCTTCCGGCGTTAGTGGTGTCTTACGCCATTGGCGTGTTGTTCCACGATGGGCAATTTCAGGGCTTAGCGGCGTTGGCATCAACCAATGACGTTGTCTTTCGCATCGCCTTTGCCAGTTTTGCCGCTTATCTGATGGGGCAACTGATGGACATCAAAGTGTTTGCGGCCATTCGCGCTAAATGTGCCTGGTGGGTAGCCCCTTCAGCATCCACTATTTTCGGCAATCTGATTGATACCCTGATATTTTTCAGTGTGGCGTTCTATGCATCCAGTAACGCCTTTATGGCAGCTAATTGGCCAGAAATTGCCACGGTGGATTACAGCTTTAAACTGCTGATCAGCTTTGCGCTGTTTCTGCCCGCTTATGGGGTGTTGTTACGTTATTTACAGGACTGGATCCTGGATACGGGGACGCAGACCCAGTTATCCTGA
- a CDS encoding LysR family transcriptional regulator, producing the protein MDLNRVQIFAQVVEQGSFTGAANALGLTKTTVSRKVAELEKQTGVQLLFRTTRALRLTEAGAEYYNKITKILLDLENAEAQLSASQQRVKGNLHVVCPFEMGQLFMGPVFACFLESYPDIRIDTELSNRNVDLIAEGVDILFHVGMVEDSRLQTYRLFNTSTVLVASPSYLKRFGHPQQPEELWQHKYIDLYTSLAKLPSEGQIRIFDGQQWQSITPKIQFRVNNITLAREVAIAGLGIAALPPMIVEEAIKSGELVPLLEDFPMEHNVLGVSFPKRAYLPRKYIIFIDFVYQVLFRYKADELLEKPDFVHFDDEKQSKCKADQYVCDGAEVAAWGTKLREALV; encoded by the coding sequence ATGGATCTGAATCGGGTACAAATTTTTGCCCAGGTAGTGGAGCAAGGAAGTTTCACTGGGGCAGCTAATGCGTTGGGATTGACCAAAACCACTGTCAGCCGCAAAGTGGCCGAGTTGGAAAAGCAAACCGGTGTACAGCTGTTATTTCGTACCACACGGGCATTGCGCCTGACTGAAGCTGGTGCGGAATATTACAACAAAATTACTAAGATTCTGTTGGATCTGGAAAATGCCGAGGCACAACTGAGTGCCAGCCAACAGCGAGTAAAAGGTAATCTCCATGTGGTGTGTCCATTTGAGATGGGTCAGTTATTCATGGGGCCGGTATTTGCGTGTTTCTTGGAGTCCTATCCCGATATCCGTATTGACACCGAATTAAGCAACCGCAATGTGGATCTTATCGCCGAAGGCGTGGACATTCTGTTCCATGTGGGGATGGTGGAAGATTCTAGATTGCAAACTTACCGACTGTTCAATACCTCTACGGTGTTAGTTGCCAGTCCTAGTTATCTGAAACGCTTCGGCCATCCGCAGCAGCCGGAGGAGCTGTGGCAACATAAATATATTGACCTGTACACCTCCCTCGCGAAGTTGCCGTCAGAAGGGCAGATCCGTATTTTTGATGGTCAGCAATGGCAGAGTATTACGCCGAAAATTCAATTCAGAGTAAACAACATTACTTTAGCCCGGGAAGTGGCAATTGCCGGGTTGGGTATTGCAGCATTGCCGCCGATGATTGTCGAAGAAGCGATTAAGAGCGGCGAATTGGTGCCTTTGTTAGAAGATTTCCCTATGGAACATAATGTGCTGGGGGTATCTTTTCCAAAACGGGCTTACTTGCCACGTAAATATATTATTTTTATCGACTTTGTTTATCAGGTACTGTTCCGCTATAAGGCCGATGAACTGCTGGAAAAGCCTGATTTTGTGCATTTTGACGATGAAAAACAAAGTAAATGCAAAGCCGATCAATATGTTTGTGATGGTGCCGAGGTTGCCGCTTGGGGTACTAAGCTCAGAGAGGCATTGGTATAA